A window of Pseudomonas monteilii contains these coding sequences:
- a CDS encoding succinate dehydrogenase: MSQITSQTHAISVDPHTGEQIGHYAFENDAALDAALQRAKVGYDTWRRTSLAERSEHLVRLSAAIQANAEAFAVMISREIGKPIAQARGEVAKCVNLCQWYAEHGPAMLAPEATQVEKARIEYRPLGPILAVMPWNFPLWQVLRGAVPAVLAGNTYVLKHAPNVMGSAYLLRDACQAAGLPEGVLEVINVTADGVTRAINDPRIAAVTLTGSVRAGMAIGAQAGAALKKCVLELGGSDPFIVLADADLDAAVQAAVIGRYQNTGQVCAAAKRMIVEQSVLEEFTQRFVEATRRLKVGNPLEDDTYVGPMARFDLRDELDGQVQASLAEGATLLLGGHKQDGVGNYYAPTVLGDVTPSMTAFRQELFGPVAAITAARDADHAVELANDSDFGLASTIYTADLALAERMTAALDTGAVFINGYCASDPRVAFGGVKKSGFGRELSHFGVREFCNVQTVWADRV; encoded by the coding sequence ATGAGCCAGATCACCAGCCAGACCCATGCCATTTCCGTCGACCCGCACACGGGCGAACAGATCGGGCACTACGCTTTCGAGAACGACGCTGCACTGGACGCGGCGCTGCAACGGGCCAAGGTCGGCTATGACACCTGGCGGCGCACCTCGCTGGCCGAGCGAAGCGAACACCTCGTGCGCCTGTCCGCGGCGATTCAGGCCAACGCCGAAGCGTTTGCGGTCATGATCAGTCGCGAGATCGGCAAGCCGATCGCCCAGGCGCGTGGCGAGGTGGCCAAGTGCGTCAACCTGTGCCAGTGGTACGCCGAACACGGCCCGGCGATGCTCGCGCCAGAAGCGACCCAGGTGGAAAAAGCCCGCATCGAATACCGTCCGCTCGGCCCGATCCTGGCGGTAATGCCGTGGAACTTCCCGCTGTGGCAAGTGCTGCGCGGTGCCGTCCCGGCCGTGCTGGCCGGCAACACCTACGTACTCAAGCATGCGCCCAACGTGATGGGCAGCGCCTACCTGCTGCGTGATGCCTGCCAGGCGGCCGGCCTGCCGGAAGGCGTGCTGGAAGTGATCAACGTCACCGCTGACGGCGTGACCCGTGCGATCAACGACCCACGCATCGCCGCCGTCACTCTGACTGGCAGCGTGCGCGCCGGCATGGCCATCGGTGCCCAGGCCGGTGCCGCCTTGAAGAAGTGCGTGCTGGAGCTGGGCGGTTCCGACCCGTTCATCGTCCTGGCTGACGCAGACCTCGACGCCGCCGTGCAGGCCGCGGTCATCGGTCGCTACCAGAACACCGGCCAGGTGTGCGCGGCGGCCAAGCGCATGATCGTCGAGCAGAGCGTGCTCGAGGAATTCACCCAACGGTTCGTCGAGGCCACGCGTCGATTGAAGGTCGGCAACCCGCTGGAGGATGACACCTATGTCGGCCCCATGGCGCGTTTCGACCTGCGCGACGAGCTCGACGGGCAGGTGCAGGCGTCGCTCGCCGAAGGCGCGACCTTGCTGCTGGGCGGGCACAAGCAGGACGGCGTGGGCAATTACTACGCGCCGACCGTGCTGGGCGACGTCACCCCCTCGATGACTGCGTTCCGTCAGGAACTGTTCGGCCCCGTGGCGGCGATCACTGCGGCACGTGACGCCGATCATGCCGTGGAGCTGGCCAACGACAGCGATTTCGGCCTGGCCTCGACGATCTACACCGCCGACCTGGCCCTGGCCGAGCGCATGACCGCGGCCCTGGACACCGGTGCGGTGTTCATCAACGGCTACTGCGCCTCGGACCCCCGCGTGGCCTTCGGTGGCGTGAAGAAGAGCGGGTTCGGCCGCGAGCTGTCGCACTTCGGTGTGCGCGAGTTCTGCAACGTGCAGACCGTGTGGGCGGATCGCGTCTGA
- a CDS encoding LysR family transcriptional regulator: MDLVQLEIFKAVAEHGSISAAAQQIHRVPSNLTTRIKQLEQDLGVELFIREKHRLRLSPAGWNFLEYTRRILDLVHEARSTVAGEDPQGTFALGSLESTAAVRIPGLLAAYNQRYPKVDLDLSTGPSGTMLEGVLAGRLVAAFVDGPVLHPTLEGMAVFEEEMVIIAPLNHPQVTRAQDVNGQSIYAFRANCSYRHHFERWFVCDEAVPGKIHEMESYHGMLACVSAGAGLALMPRSMLDSMPGCSTVSVWPLSEDFRLLKTWLVWRRGTVSRSLSTFVALLETWRDGQVG, encoded by the coding sequence ATGGACTTGGTGCAACTGGAGATCTTCAAGGCCGTGGCCGAGCACGGCAGCATCAGCGCAGCCGCGCAGCAGATCCACCGCGTGCCCTCCAACCTGACCACGCGGATCAAGCAGCTGGAGCAGGACCTGGGCGTCGAGCTGTTCATCCGGGAAAAGCACCGGCTGCGCCTGTCCCCGGCGGGTTGGAATTTCCTGGAGTACACACGGCGCATTCTCGACCTCGTGCATGAAGCGCGATCGACGGTCGCCGGTGAAGACCCGCAAGGCACCTTCGCGCTCGGGTCGCTGGAGAGCACGGCGGCGGTGCGTATTCCAGGCTTGCTGGCGGCCTACAACCAGCGTTACCCCAAGGTCGACCTGGACCTGTCCACCGGGCCGTCGGGCACCATGCTCGAAGGGGTGCTGGCCGGGCGCCTGGTCGCGGCGTTCGTCGATGGGCCGGTGTTGCACCCGACGCTCGAGGGCATGGCGGTGTTCGAAGAAGAGATGGTCATCATCGCACCGCTCAACCACCCCCAGGTCACCCGCGCCCAGGACGTCAATGGCCAGAGCATCTATGCGTTCCGTGCCAACTGCTCCTACCGCCATCATTTCGAACGGTGGTTCGTCTGTGACGAGGCGGTACCGGGCAAGATCCACGAGATGGAGTCCTACCATGGCATGCTCGCCTGTGTCAGCGCAGGCGCCGGGCTGGCGCTGATGCCACGAAGCATGCTCGACAGCATGCCAGGGTGCAGCACCGTCAGTGTCTGGCCCTTGTCGGAAGACTTTCGTCTGCTCAAGACCTGGCTGGTGTGGCGCCGCGGCACGGTCTCGCGCAGCCTGAGCACCTTCGTGGCCTTGCTGGAGACCTGGCGCGACGGTCAGGTGGGGTGA
- a CDS encoding pirin, with the protein MLHLRPFDSLGHADHGWLDARHHFSFAEYYDPQRMHWGNLRVWNDDLIAAGSGFPSHPHRDMEIITYVREGAISHRDSLGNHGRTEAGDVQVMSAGTGIVHSEFNQETVDTRLFQIWIMPDRTGETPSWGTRPFPKGARGEGFVTLASGRAEDVDSLRIRADARLVAATVRAGETIEYRFEAGRRGYLVPAKGQIRVNDLLAQARDGVAIEEESVIRVQALEDSEVVLVDVA; encoded by the coding sequence ATGCTGCATCTTCGTCCGTTCGACAGTCTTGGGCATGCCGACCATGGGTGGCTGGACGCCCGTCACCATTTCTCCTTCGCCGAGTATTACGACCCGCAGCGCATGCACTGGGGCAACCTGCGGGTCTGGAACGATGACCTGATCGCGGCGGGCAGCGGGTTTCCGTCCCATCCTCACCGGGACATGGAGATCATCACCTACGTGCGCGAAGGCGCCATCAGCCACCGTGACAGCCTGGGCAACCACGGTCGCACGGAAGCAGGCGACGTGCAGGTGATGAGTGCCGGGACCGGTATCGTGCACAGCGAATTTAACCAGGAAACGGTCGACACGCGGTTGTTCCAGATCTGGATCATGCCGGACCGGACCGGCGAAACGCCTTCCTGGGGGACCCGCCCGTTCCCCAAGGGCGCGCGTGGCGAGGGGTTCGTGACCCTGGCCAGTGGCCGTGCCGAGGACGTCGACAGCCTGCGCATTCGCGCCGATGCCCGGCTGGTGGCGGCTACCGTACGCGCGGGCGAGACGATCGAGTACCGCTTCGAGGCGGGACGTCGCGGCTACCTGGTACCGGCCAAGGGTCAGATCAGGGTCAACGACCTGCTGGCCCAGGCCCGTGACGGCGTGGCCATCGAAGAGGAAAGCGTCATCCGGGTGCAGGCGCTGGAAGACAGCGAGGTGGTGCTGGTGGATGTGGCTTGA
- a CDS encoding DNA helicase UvrD: MSLDPAQTPPDLLPVAQLPWLRRLAARLFGGGLSRLRAQHLESWHLGHHAGRHEGQAEGQRQGFEHGHREGLEAGRQVLVIHDHRHQAPARPGQDDHLFDDWRLPITNELKKRFKADVATRLAGQAQPSAAQWKMIFSDTPSTCVVAGAGAGKSTSLVLRILLLQHYLGYEADAMTVVTFTRESRKDFIQRLRQVFACWDVAPTPAQARDLVRTFHSRILPLVRSLPGFERLSAFEMLGSPTSDTEAADVESNPFDLRLNDVQRQHLNRCYGQLLHSSPRFAELVASLRQEALQLKPLDPQHPDVQKRVQVTQLAAERDEELCDLIEDLWYAAGAWPIQGIEPCRDVVRIRGCEFRVQGRLVDSGAWVMLGFDPRESAQRQRPGARLSARAEWAVKRTLFQAFCDQPLIWLDTYDAAKGFERAQANEAVAGPGFDVRVKGELAPAPLLDAFVAAAGFIENLGLEVNAAVADMTFPAGDSDATFFEALALFWTAFEDHLLDQSPPVMTYNRMFALFSERNASNLRLLPDALLRPLSHLMIDEFQDVSPQIVSWLRACLVEIRRRGPTLQIGRTAQHSSLLCVGDDWQSIYGWRGSSPTYFMQFAEHFRSPSMTRVMLVENYRSQQQVIDAAQHLVKGAPAVPGKKARASGAAADLPQAPVQVLDRDDAALAACLTEHYRRGESILMLCRKGSDKAALEPYLSEVIDQENRLPAAQRRLRRLTYHSAKGLQADAVFLLGDCQYLTSSPYKNQVYRLAGLGEAGDPHAFDTAQQHEVQRLAYVAVTRAVRHCYWFVEPATGEAGPLARASTRVDGTQACFQDVRAGVGVKGLDPARR, translated from the coding sequence GTGTCCCTCGACCCTGCCCAGACCCCGCCCGATCTTCTGCCTGTGGCGCAGCTGCCCTGGTTGCGTCGTCTTGCCGCGCGGCTGTTCGGTGGAGGGCTCTCCCGGTTGCGCGCCCAGCACCTCGAGTCCTGGCATCTCGGGCACCACGCCGGGCGGCACGAGGGCCAGGCCGAAGGGCAACGACAGGGATTCGAACACGGCCATCGCGAAGGACTTGAGGCCGGTCGCCAGGTGCTAGTGATCCACGATCACCGCCACCAGGCCCCTGCACGCCCTGGCCAGGACGACCACCTGTTCGACGACTGGCGCCTGCCGATCACCAACGAGCTGAAGAAGCGCTTCAAGGCGGACGTGGCCACGCGCCTGGCAGGTCAGGCGCAGCCCAGTGCCGCCCAATGGAAGATGATCTTCAGCGACACGCCCTCCACCTGCGTGGTGGCCGGGGCAGGGGCCGGCAAATCGACCTCGCTGGTGTTGCGGATCCTGCTGCTGCAGCACTACCTGGGCTATGAGGCCGACGCGATGACCGTGGTCACCTTCACCCGTGAATCGCGCAAGGACTTCATTCAGCGCCTGCGCCAGGTGTTCGCCTGCTGGGACGTGGCGCCAACGCCGGCCCAGGCCCGTGACCTGGTGCGCACCTTTCACTCACGCATCTTGCCCCTGGTGCGCAGCCTGCCTGGGTTCGAGCGCCTGAGCGCGTTCGAGATGCTCGGTAGCCCGACATCGGACACGGAAGCGGCCGACGTCGAGAGCAACCCGTTCGATCTGCGCCTGAACGATGTCCAGCGCCAGCACCTCAATCGCTGCTATGGCCAACTGCTGCACAGCAGCCCGCGGTTCGCCGAACTGGTCGCGTCGCTGCGCCAGGAGGCACTGCAGCTCAAGCCCCTGGATCCCCAGCACCCGGACGTGCAGAAGCGCGTGCAGGTGACGCAGTTGGCAGCCGAGCGTGATGAAGAGCTGTGCGACCTGATCGAAGATTTGTGGTACGCCGCCGGTGCCTGGCCCATTCAGGGCATCGAGCCCTGCCGCGACGTGGTGCGCATCCGCGGCTGTGAGTTTCGTGTGCAGGGGCGTCTGGTCGACTCCGGCGCCTGGGTGATGCTCGGCTTCGATCCGCGCGAGTCGGCCCAGCGCCAGCGCCCCGGCGCACGCCTGTCCGCGCGCGCCGAGTGGGCCGTCAAGCGCACGCTGTTCCAGGCCTTCTGCGACCAGCCCCTGATCTGGCTGGACACCTATGACGCCGCCAAAGGCTTCGAACGCGCCCAGGCAAATGAGGCCGTGGCCGGGCCGGGCTTCGACGTCAGGGTCAAGGGCGAGCTGGCGCCTGCGCCTTTGCTGGATGCATTCGTCGCGGCGGCCGGTTTCATCGAGAACCTGGGGCTGGAAGTCAATGCGGCGGTGGCCGACATGACGTTCCCGGCCGGTGACAGCGATGCGACCTTCTTCGAAGCGTTGGCGCTGTTCTGGACGGCGTTCGAAGACCACCTGCTCGACCAGTCACCGCCGGTGATGACCTACAACCGCATGTTCGCCCTGTTCAGCGAGCGCAATGCGAGCAACCTGCGCCTGCTGCCCGACGCGCTGTTGCGCCCGTTGTCGCACCTGATGATCGACGAGTTCCAGGACGTCTCGCCGCAGATCGTCAGCTGGCTGCGCGCCTGCCTGGTCGAGATCCGCCGCCGAGGGCCGACGCTGCAGATCGGGCGCACCGCGCAGCACAGCTCATTGTTGTGCGTGGGGGACGACTGGCAGTCGATCTACGGCTGGCGTGGCAGCTCGCCGACCTATTTCATGCAGTTTGCCGAACACTTCCGCTCGCCGTCCATGACGCGGGTGATGCTGGTGGAAAACTACCGCAGCCAGCAGCAGGTGATCGACGCCGCTCAGCATCTGGTCAAGGGCGCGCCCGCCGTGCCCGGCAAGAAGGCGCGGGCCAGCGGCGCGGCGGCCGATCTGCCACAGGCACCGGTGCAGGTGCTGGACCGGGACGATGCCGCGCTGGCCGCGTGCCTGACCGAGCACTACCGGCGCGGTGAGAGCATTCTGATGCTGTGTCGAAAAGGCAGTGACAAGGCGGCACTCGAGCCCTACCTGAGCGAGGTGATCGATCAGGAGAACCGCCTGCCGGCGGCCCAGCGCCGCCTGCGCCGCTTGACCTACCACAGCGCCAAGGGCCTGCAGGCCGATGCCGTGTTTCTTCTGGGCGATTGCCAGTACCTGACGAGTTCACCGTACAAGAACCAGGTCTATCGCCTGGCGGGGCTGGGGGAAGCAGGCGATCCGCACGCGTTCGACACCGCGCAGCAGCACGAGGTGCAGCGCCTGGCCTACGTCGCGGTGACGCGGGCAGTCAGGCACTGCTACTGGTTCGTCGAACCGGCCACGGGCGAGGCGGGGCCGCTGGCACGCGCCTCGACCCGGGTCGACGGCACGCAGGCGTGTTTCCAGGACGTGCGTGCCGGGGTGGGGGTCAAGGGTTTGGATCCTGCTCGGCGGTGA
- a CDS encoding gluconokinase, giving the protein MDSLTAIVVMGVSGCGKSSVGTAIAVRSGGHMIEGDAYHSPESIAKMEAGIALEDADRAGWLERLGEALQVSVRNGERPILACSALKRRYRDTLRQAMPGLGFVFLELSRAAARERVTLRLGHFMAPSLIDSQFATLEPPIGEPLTLVLDALQPAATLADQVDAWLTLKSAPQATYHSAR; this is encoded by the coding sequence ATGGATTCGCTGACGGCGATCGTGGTGATGGGCGTTTCAGGATGCGGCAAGAGCAGCGTGGGCACCGCCATTGCGGTGCGCAGCGGGGGCCACATGATCGAAGGCGATGCGTATCACAGCCCCGAGAGCATCGCCAAGATGGAGGCCGGCATCGCGCTCGAGGATGCCGACCGGGCCGGCTGGCTGGAACGCCTAGGCGAGGCGCTGCAGGTGTCAGTACGCAACGGCGAACGGCCCATACTGGCCTGCTCCGCGCTCAAGCGTCGTTACCGCGACACGTTGCGCCAGGCGATGCCAGGCTTGGGCTTCGTATTTCTCGAGCTGAGCCGGGCCGCCGCGCGCGAACGGGTGACCTTGCGGCTGGGCCACTTCATGGCACCGAGCCTGATCGACAGCCAGTTCGCCACGCTCGAGCCGCCAATCGGCGAGCCCCTGACCCTGGTGCTGGATGCCCTGCAGCCTGCCGCGACCCTGGCCGATCAGGTCGACGCCTGGCTGACCCTCAAGTCCGCTCCGCAGGCCACCTACCACAGTGCCCGATGA